In the Oncorhynchus nerka isolate Pitt River linkage group LG2, Oner_Uvic_2.0, whole genome shotgun sequence genome, one interval contains:
- the LOC115135751 gene encoding troponin I, slow skeletal muscle-like translates to MLKSLMVAKAKEEIEQEIVDKEEEKERYLAERAPTLQTGGMSFAELQELCRELHAKVDVVDEERYDIEAKVMHNTREIKDLNIKVLDLRGKFKRPSLRRVRVSADAILRSLLGSKHKVSMDLRANLKSVKKEDTEKEKTVEVSDWRKNVEAMSGMEGRKKMFDAAKGTPQ, encoded by the exons ATGCTAAAG AGCTTAATGGTGGCCAAGGCGAAGGAGGAGATTGAGCAGGAGATTGtggataaagaggaggagaaggagaggtatcTGGCAGAGAGAGCACCCACCTTACAGACTGGTGGCATGTCCTTTGCTGAGCTCCAG GAGTTATGTCGGGAGTTACATGCCAAGGTTGACGTGGTGGATGAGGAGCGATATGACATTGAAGCCAAAGTCATGCACAACACCAGAGAG ATCAAGGACCTGAACATCAAAGTTTTGGATCTGAGGGGGAAGTTCAAGCGGCCCAGCCTGAGGAGGGTAAGGGTCTCTGCTGACGCCATCTTGCGCTCCCTCCTGGGCTCCAAACACAAGGTCTCCATGGACCTTCGGGCAAACCTCAAGTCAGTCAAGAAAGAGGACACAGAGAAG GAGAAGACAGTGGAGGTGAGTGACTGGAGGAAGAACGTGGAGGCCATGTCTGGCATGGAGGGAAGGAAGAAGATGTTTGACGCAGCCAAAGGCACCCCTCagtag